A window of Ammospiza caudacuta isolate bAmmCau1 chromosome 13, bAmmCau1.pri, whole genome shotgun sequence genomic DNA:
AAAGCTTCGCAACATTGAGGTTCTCCAGGAGGTCCTGACAGCTGCACATAAACGTTCCCTGCTCAAATATGCTCAGCAGGAGACAGAAGATGATTTCCTCAGTCTCATTCAGGCTCCAGATATACTCTGTAAGTGTGCACAGCCAGAACAGAAATAATGTAGAATATGTACTGTACATTTGTAGAGTTCCGGTCATAGTTGAGATGAACACAATCCAAAGCAACattccattttcagaaggccTCAAACCTGTTTTTATTGTAGCATGGatgctttttatacattcttaCAAACTCATAAGTCTACACTTTACTCAGTGGTCAGGAGAGACAAAGTGCTCATTGGAACAGGCAgttgcaggtttctcttatttatccttctttctttcttggtttctgtgTCAATGAACTTGGTaggaaattctttcaggggTACACATGGATTCTCTTATCAGACTTCTCTGTGGCTCACAGAAGTCCCTGTAAAATCTCTTCCACAAGTTCTGATTCCTTACATGTTTTCTAAGTCACAGGTCAATATTTTGATCAGTATATGATTTTGTTAGAACTGTTTTACAGTATTTCTGTCTCTAGGAACATTGTTTTTTTGGGGTAGATCACACTGGTGGTTAGTTAGAATCCAGCTTTTTTTGGTGACTATCTTGTGAGctagaaaaaatgggaaaacttgaaaagttaaaattatttGGGGGAAAACTACAGTAACTGTTTCTTGAGCCCAACTCTTGTACTACACTGGGTAGTTAACTCAGTTcaactgctatttttttttctaccttaGTCCAGCTCATACAACTCTTTCTTCTTTGGATGCAGTAAGAAACTATGAGTGCTGGTTTTAAAACCttctcaaaaaaataaaataaagatggGAATAGCATAATTTTGTTATGTTTGAATTAGCATAATtaagatggatttttttaagcttttcatATTGATACAGTGAGCTCTGAAGATGTTTTTAAGGCAGTTCTGATATCTAACGAACTTCCACAAAAATTAGTTTTTCCACAGCCCTGTAAGAATTTAGGACAAATTCCTATCTAGCTTggaatggaataaaaataattttttgtcttttaactAATACTTAAAAGAAatctaattttgttttctttttatttcagctaAAACAGAACATAAAATAGAAACAATTGCTCCTCAGTTTTCCAAGGTGAAAGTGAAAGACTTCTTTCACAAGCTGGTATGTAACACACTGATGCTGACCAATCTCTGCCCTTTTGATAGCACCTATAAATTCACTATAACCTGAGGGAAGGGACACATGTATTTTAGCCTGAAAAAATGATCCTGTAGTAATTGATTTTTCAGAAGCTATTGGAGAAATCACTCCTAGCTTTAGAGGCATAAGTCAGCTTGAGAGAAGGAAAGAATAGAAGTGCCATTTCTACATGGGCTTGTACAACATTCAGTCTTGAAAACCTTCATAAAAGTCCCATGAAGTCCCAACAGATAATTGCACACAACTTAAGGGGAGGGAGAGATACCTAGTGTGTGGAGACAGGCAGGCAGAATGTGTCACTTGCATGTGACACAGCCAGTCTTTCaggtggctctgtgtgtgtcagtgAGCAAAAGGAACTGGGAATAGGATCAGAATATGCAAGGTTTCATGAATCAGTTTATCTCCTCTGAAATGAGTAATACAGGACCTTCTTACAGCCTATGCAGCCAGAAGATTCTGCACACCTTAGAGATCCTGAACAACTTGGCTTTATCCCAGTCTGTCTGAAGTATCAACTGAACAGTCAAGAAATCCCTTTGCATTTCCAGGGAATTAGCTGGGAGTTAACCTGACTAAAACCTACAGTAGATGAGTTTGAAGCATTGTGACTTAAAAACCCAGAAATGCTGACTTACAAGTGACAGTAAAGCACAATgtgcctgctttgtgctccctgcagggcccaCTGACAGTGTTCTCAGCCAAGCAGAGATGGACAGCCCCAAGGACCATCTGCCTCCACCATGAAGCAGGAGAGCTTGGATTCAGTCTGAAAGGAGGTTCACCAGTACAGATTTATTGTCTTGATCCAGCTTGTCCTGCAGCAGTAAGTATACTGGTGTGATATGAGCAATTTCTCTGCAGATTAGCATGAAAATGTACCTTTAGCTAGTTCATACCCATGGATTTATTGAGTCCTTTACATTAGGATAGTAAATTCTTATAATCTCAATGCATTTTAAGTGCTATATATGTTGTAGATTGTTAAAGTACCCATATCCCCAATATCACATGAAACTAGAGttgatttctttctctgttcatTCTTCAAAAGTCAcaaataataaaagcaaatgTTACTTCCTGTCTTATTCAGGAGGTTAGAAGGgataaatactttaaaagatAGCATCAAGAATAAGGATCAGGAAGGTAATGCAAGGTGTAGTGTTTGCCTAAGGAAAGAAGGGTAAGAATATTTTATTGGCTTGTAATGTGGTTCTTTCAGGGAAAATCCAAAGGGATAAAGCAGCATGCAGTGAAAAGCAGTTCACTTATAGAAAAGGCAGAAGTAACCACAGAAATACagataaaaataatgaagaaaaagaattacacactgcaggaaatgacaaTAGCATAGCAAAGCCCAGGGTTCATTTActtaaggagaaaaataaaaagaacataaaaacaGCCAACATTTGAGTATACCAGAATCACATCAGTGGTAACTCCAGAGGTAGGTTGTGTACTTGAGAAAGTTGCACATGTGTAGCTAGAGAATGTGTTTGTAGCATCTAAGAGTGAACTGCCTTTGGGGCAGATAACTCTGTgataacaaaaacattttacatGTCTTTATAATCCTGGAAAATAACCTGTGCCCAATTTTTTTGACAGTCAGCAGGCCTAAAAGAAGGTGACTACATTGTATCAGTTGGTGGGGTGGATTGCAAGTGGCTTGGTGTCAGTGAAGTgctggaaaaactgaaaagtGTGGGAAAGCAGCCCGTGGAGATGGAGGTTATCAGTTGCCAGGATACAGCAGCATCTTTGGTATGTAATGAGGCAAACTGGCAGGTTTGATATGCTGGAGTTGTGTCACTTGCCTGCCTTCAGTTCCTGGTTAATGTTTACTTTCCTGTACTCAGATATCCCACTCAGCCTGGGAATATATAATGTTCAGTTTCAAACCATTTGTTTAAACCATTGTGACCTAGCAAGCTAAAGCAGCCTGGCTGCATAAGAATGGGATGGAATTTTTTGCAGTGCAGCTACTTAGATTAATTGCATGAAAATTTTGAATACCTAGTTTATTTCCCCTAACTTGTCCCAGAGGATGAAGGCATTACTCTCTTCAGCAGTGGAAAAACCACAACGAAAAACAACAATGGAAGGAAATAGAACAACCAAGACCACGTGTTTATTTTCTATGCACTGTTATTCTAAATGATCTGTGACTTTTAGATGATggattatctttttttttttttttttgtgaacttTTAACTGTCCAGTCAGTTATAAAGTTATTATAGAAGCTTTAGACCAAGGGAAAGTCATCACAAGATTAAAAAGTATTAAGCTCTAAATAACTTAATAGTTGTGTGAAAGAACCTGTAGTTCAGCTAAATCCACTGCTTCATGCCTTTAACATTCCCTGGCAAGATTAGACACTCAAGTAATGTTGCCTGAGAAGCTGTTAAGGTGCCCCAGCTGCTGTTaggttttcttgttttgttaaAATTGGTTTTCCTTATTGAAAATAAGGAATTGTGCATCTGCCATTCCAAGCTGCGACTCAAAGGCTAGGATATAAGCAAATTGTTTCAGGGCAAAGCTAAGAGAAGACAGAGAAGGCTGTCTCTGTCAGGTATCCCAGGAGAATGTCACACAGGAGCTCCTGTAGTTGTGATCAGTATAGAACCTGTCCAGAGAGGTTCTACTTCACATCTGTGCAGGAATTGCACACTTGAGCTTTGTAGGGAGGTTTCTGTGTATATTAAATAGTTATGCTAGAAGCCAGTAAATATTAACAACCCAAGGAAAGATTGACAAGCTCCTTTGTGCTTTGCAGAGTATACCTTTGACTGTACATGTGCACAGGCCCAGGGTGACAGCACTCTGAAGGGCCTCGTGCTCAGCAATGTCATTAGCACAGAAAGCTTgctgcaggctgccctggaaAACTGTTTGCACAGTAACCTTTTGTTATTCCCAAAATTTTGACCCATTTTGGATGAGTGATTCTTACAatgcttctctttttcccacaGCATAGCAAGAGTGCAACTTACTCCATGGGAATGCAGAAGACATACTCCTTAATCTGTTTAGCCATGGACGAGGATAAAATTGATCAGACCAAGAAAGCCCCACTAAAACTTCCTTTTCTAAGCTGGGGAACTAAAAACAGACAGAAAGCTGCAAGTACACTCTGCCTTCCTTCAGCTGTGGCTGGAAGTTCTCAGACTAAGAAGAAACTTTCTCCCTTCACACTTTTCAATACAGAAAGTTCATTGTACTGAATCTTCCAGAAGTATCTGTTAATGTGACTTttgtttaaaatgtaaaaatattgaTCAATTTTATCTTcacatatgtatgtataaaCCCAGACAAATACTGGTGACTTCATTTGCTGTGCATTGAGCCACTTGTGGTGAGAAGCTGGCAGAAAATGTAAAACTGAAGTATTTGAAGGTTAGAATGAAGTCCTTTGGGAGGTATGCAATAACAAGATGTAGATTCTAGAATTGCTTACATGAAGACTGGAATCCTTTGGGGTTTCGAAATACAGTTATGactgatttttcataaaaatagtCATAACTATGCTAGATGGGAGTTATTTATTACAAACTTGATGCTGAATGCAAAATAATAAGGGGACATGTTAGAGAATGATTTTGCTCTTAAAGTTAAGAGTCAATAATAAATCATTTAACATTACTTTGAAAAACTATCTTAACAAAGCACAGGTGAGAGAAAATACTATTATTCAGAGAAACAAGTCTTGTGCCAAGGAGCAGTGTCATAGAGTTGTGTTTTTATGCAGAGGTGCTTCCTCAGAGTACTAGGTGTAGCCTACTGAACAGGTCATTTAGTTCTGGAAGAAAATTACAAAGCTTAAGGTCTTTTGAACTCCAAAAGGCTTTTactctcttctttttctgatCTAGGTAACATTTTAAATGCCTGTTGATTCAGTTGTTAAAAACAGGCTTTATTCCAAATGTTATTTAACTTACTTACCTTAAGACTTTTATCTCACTTGTCTTGATAAAATGGATAGCTGTGAAACAAGTCTCAAAATGGacatattataatatattgATTCAAGGGCACATAAATTGCAGTGGTGCTTTAAAATATGATAAAGGAAGTGCTTGTGCTAAGTGGCAGGATATTTATTTACTATCAcatcaagcaaaaaaaatcttctgcCCTTGGAAAAATTAATGAGCAAGCTATATCTAGAGTAAGGAGGGGGACAAAAATAACTGGTGAGCATTTCTTTAAGATTCTTCTGTTTCCttaaattaattgaaaattGCTAACACTGTAGTGTTAGTTAACTTTGCCATCTACAGAGTAGATAGATACTTAAAATTTACACAAAAATCTGCATCTTGCTGTAAACTTTTTAGttgtcatttatttttaatttcttatgtAGTAGGTGTAAATATCTTGATGACCCttatttaagaataaaaatcaGATGCTGCCATTTACTAGTAGCTTTTTAATTCTGCTTCAGTTTGGATGATAAAGCATAATTTACAGGTTTTTGCTATTTACTGTTGCCATACTTCTTGTTCCTCTAATGTTGCTTACAGAGATCTAAGAAACTTTTCTTAAAGGTTGTATTGTGCAATATCAACTAAGAGTTAAAAACCAGCTTCTTTACAAAGAGTGTAAACATATTTCTAGTTTCCCTGTAAAGGTTACATGAAAAATAAGCTGTAAATTCCTTGTGACTTGCCTATCCTCAGCAGTTACTCTTTAGGTGTGTTGGTAGTAGTGCTCCTTTtacacacacaggcagcagcaggcagcccctgatctgcacagccctgcctcacACTATTCCATACAGATGAGGTTTACTGTGCCTGGGTGCTGAAATTGCTATCCAAGTACCCAAGCCTTTAGCAAAGTCACAGCAGTCACCCTTGCAGCTCTTCATTTCTCCTAAACCACTATCATAGTCTTCCTGGAAGTACTTTCCCTCTTAACTCCTGAATAATTGTGTTTCCCTTCCCATCATCATACTCACCttggcttttaaaatttaaaacacaccccaaaattcaaGCAAAAATGTGGACATCTCAGGTACCAGACAAATACTCTTAGTTTTCTGTTCTACACTGAGTGGCAGCCAACAGCTAACTCAACCAGAAAGGAGTGAGTGCTTTATGTTCTTGCTCAGGCTACAGGAATTAATTTTTGTAGCAAGTGTCTACCACAAGGATGTGTGAGGCCCTAAAAACAAAGGTTAGCAATGGATTAGTAGCACAGCCTGTAACCCCATTAATGTTAATTGTTACACCTTCAGCTGAACTGCATTTAATGCACTGAGCTTTTCCATAGGGAAAAGGTGTTTGTCTTGCAACACAACAGCCTTCAGGTGTGAAATCCACTCTTCACAGCAAAGTGACAAAACTGTAGAGGAGTAAAATCTGAGCAAACTCACGTATAAGGAAGCTTAAAGTACTCCCTGGttgcctgaaaaaaaagtagtaTCTTTTCCTGTACTTTTGGAAATTCTGATGTTTATTATTCactaaattaaatatttatgtccTGAGTTACAGACAAATTTTCATCCCAAGTACAGAATCAATACAAATATCAGGTCCACCTGCTGTCCATACTAACCATGTGTATAAGAGAGGACTTTCAGAGATGCCAAGGCTCCCACAGCAGGGAGTGGAAAATCCTCAGCTGCCTTCCTGCTGTGGTCCAAACTCCCAAATGGTGTGAGAGATGCTTTTCACCCCCCTCCTCAAGGCAAAAGGCAATTTTACCCTTAGAAAATAGGGTAAGAATATAACTTAAAATGTAAGATACCAGGAAAACCAATCCTCTTTAcaagtaattttcaaaatattaataCTGGAAGAGTGGTACGAATTAGTAATCTTGTTCAAAGCTTCccatattattttatttgtaagaTATATAATAGTATAATTAACATAGTAGAAGTTGTaatttatcaaaatattttgcaatttaTTATTAGTATGCCAACATATATTCAGAAGGACAACATAAATTAACCAATATTTTGGATATCAgacacatgaaaataaatttttagtgCCTTATGAACTGGAGGGGTGACCAGAGAAGTCCATTAGTGTGAAGCAAATGTGTTTTCCAGTAGGACTTTCCAAAGGAACTACTAatgataaattaaaaatgttacaAAAATGTTACAAATAGATTTACAAAATCTATTTGTAAAGAGGATTGGTTTTCCTAACATCTTGCATTTTAAGTTATATTCTTATCCTATTTTCTAAGGGTAAAATTGCCTTTTCCCTTTAGCAGGTGTGTGAAAAGCATCTCTCAAGCAATATATGCTATCTTTTTAAACACGTGCAACATATTTCCAGTTACTGAGAAGTTACTATGCACATATTCATatggtgtttttttctggaagacCAAAGTAAGCAAGCAGATTGCTCTTCCATTTTGTAACACTGATGCTGAAAAAGACAGCTTgcttggtttttatttgttccAGATAGATGCAAAATACAGACTTCTTTCCAAGGCAATTTACACAGGTTAATCTATATGAACAGAGCAAATGTCAAAAAGAAGCATCAGAGGCCAGTTGCTGCTAGCCATGATTACAGAAATCAGCATAACATGTGATTATTAAAACGAAAATGTtacaattcagaagaaaaattttaagtttttgttttgcaaagtACCACTGGACGTGCACGTCAGGAATGCAGAAAAGTATAAATCTGTTGTGCTCCTGTCTGTCCGactgcctgctccagctgctggctgtCCGCGTTGCAGAGGCGGTGGATGCTCCCGAagcgctgcagcaggagcagagctttAGTTCTGCCCACGCCGGGGATGCGCTGCAGCGCCTGCAGCACCGCGGCCTCTGCGGGCCGGGCGCGCTGCCGGCCCACGAACGGGTTGGAGCCACGGTCCCGGCTCTGCTCCCGCACCTGCCAACAGAGAGAGCTGTCAGCGACACCCAGCgctcccacacagccctgcGGCCAGAGCTGTCAGCGACACCCAGCGCTCCCGCACAGCCCTGCGGCCAGAGAGAGCTGTCAGCGACACCAGCGCTCCCGCACAGCCCTGCGGCCAGAGCTGTCAGCGACACCCAGTGCTCCCACAcagccctgtggccacagaGAGCCGTCAGCGACACCCAGCgctcccacacagccctgcGGCCAGAGAGAGCCGTCAGCGACACCCAGCGCTCCCGCACGGCCCTGCGGCCACAGAGAGCTGTCAGCGACACCCAGCGCTCCCGCACAGCCCTGCGGCCAGAGCTGTCAGCGACACCCAGCGCTCCCGCACGGCCCTGCGGCCACAGAGAGCTGTCAGCGACACCCAGCACTTCCACACAGCCCTGCGGCCAGAGCTGTCAGCGACACCCAGCGCTCCCGCACGGCCCTGCGGCCAGAGAGAGCCGTCAGCGACACCCAGCACTCCCGCACAGCCCTGCGGCCAGAGAGAGCCGTCAGTGACACCCAGCgctcccacacagccctgcGGCCACAGAGAGCTGTCAGCGACACCAGCGCTCCCGCACggccctgcagccacagagagctGTCAGCGACACCCAgcgctcctgctcctcctcgcTCGGCTTCATCTCTCAGCATTCAGTGCAGCCGCCAGGAAGGTGTAAATACAAACTCCCTCCTTTAGGTGTGCTCCCTTACGGGATGCGGTTCGACAAAACCTTACTAGGAAACCTGGCACAAACCCATTTTATGACAAATCCTTCccttaggatcttttctcctgagaagccgaGAGGCCtcaaaaatgaaatgtaaacaataattatctgctgctgtggaatgcaacaggtgcatctgtgattggtctcatgtggttgtttgtaattaatggccaatcacaatcagctggctcagactgtatggtcagtcacaagattttcctttccctttcctttccccgccttctgatgaaatcctttcttctattattttagtgtagttttaatatatcattttaatataatatatatatcataaaataataaatcagccttctgaaacatggagtcaagattgTCATCTCTTCCgtcatcctgggacccctgtaAACACCACCACAGAAACCAACAATTCCTTAAtagcaacaacaaaagaaaacaattgtTCTTGTCACCTTTTGGATGCAGTCAGAGAAAGggtaaaaataaacaatttaaaaacagCTTCCCTAGCCTTAGAGAAAGCCAAGTCTCAAGTTGATTTTGACAGTGACATTCGCCTAATGCCACCTAGTGGGCACCTCATACaagatttcattaaaaaaatccaggatCATATTCTTcagccttttttctttgttcccAATGAGCATTCTTTCCATTTAACTCTACTACTGTATCACTGTTGCAGAAGATTTATTCCTTACATTCAAATGATGTTGTACTCCTATGTATAAGATCTGTGTATTCTCTCTGAAATGATCACTGGGGGGATCTACCTGCTTTGCTATACATCTCATATTTTAATATACCACAGAAACTTACCTGCTTTGCTATACATCTCATATTTTAATATACCACAGAAACTTACTAGTTGAATAATAAGCTGAGAAGCTTCTCCTTGATTTGCCACAGGAAGCAACACCATGCCAAGTTCGAGTACCACAAGTTTTTGCACTCCTAGGTAGTACTGATCACTGATTGGGGTTTTCTCTACAATTACAATTCCCCTCAGACTGCTGGCCTgtattgaaaggaaaaaggtATTAGGAGAAACCTTGTTAATGACAAGTTAATGCAATGTAACAGAGAGAAATTCTTTTAAGTATGAGCTGCCTAATAGCAAATCAGAGGAAGAATGTAAGTTGCAGCAACAGGACAGAGATTTAATACAGTTGCagaatttttctgtttccacGTGAAAATTATCCCAAAGGGTCATCTCcaatggaattaaaaaaaaatacaagaagaatGTTTTCAGAAGCATGGAATAAACAAGTATCAAGTGAAAACTTTTCTCTTTATATAGCACTTACATTTCTAAACTTAACCAATCTTCGTTTGAATTCATCCCCTGCAACCAAATCTGCTTCAGAAATAAGTAAAATGCAAGTTCTGTTTGGAAGATGAAAGTCCACCAGTCCCAAGCCATCTTCAAAGATGAGTCTAACTTTCCCTTAGGGTGAGATTGTTGGAAGAAAAAACACAGTAGTTGAAAACATACTAACAATTATTTCCCTGCACAGCCTTCCTAAAGTGTCAATAATTCTAGTGACTTGATAACGAACTttataaaaagcttttttttcctttaagtaaATCTATTACAAGCAGTCGAAACTATCTTTAGTAATGCAAATTAATATCAGTTCCAATCTACAGATTTAAAAGTACTAAAGCTGCCCAGTAAACTGTGGAGTTGAACAAAAATATCACATGCTTTGCTGGAGGGAGCATTATAATTTAGTTTGTTGTGCCAGCAGGACGGTAGCAGAGTATAGATGTAAATTCAAGGGAGCTCAGTGGAGATGCAAATCTGCAAAGCCCCACAACAGCAGattctgctgcttccctgcagtgctctgaaaACTGAGCTGATCACACAGATACATGACAAACAACCGGGATCTTTCAGCCTGCTAACACAGTCCATACCACAAATATGGGACCAGTCAGGCACAGAGTAAAGCATATTCCAGCTGTTCTCAATGTTACTGGGCAATAGAGGGGAATGTTTTGCCTGAGTTGCTTTTCCCCTTCCAGTTTGTGCTTACCTTGTAGCCTTTGGGCCAGCTCCGAGCCTCTCCACTTctcgtttccaatcacatgcCCTAAAGGGACAACTATAGATCCTGCTGTCACGGGAGAGTTTGCTTTTGTTGTCATCAGCCCTCCTTTAAAATCCTCCTTCAGTAGCAGTTACACCCTAGAAAGAAATGTGCAAAAATAGCAACACATTTTACAAACCTGTTGCAAGTTTATAAATTTTAATCGTAAACTTAGGATGTTCTGGAAGAGACACTACCTCCTTCCTCAAGCTTCCTTACAGCTAAGGTGAAAATCGGCCAGCAGCTCTGTTCACTTAATAAATGCTGTTAACTTGCAAATTCCACTTTCAGCTTTACCGCTCAGCCTGAATTAAAACACACAGAcggtgaaaaaaaaccctcattgCCTTTTCCATACCTTCATCCAACTTGCTGCGAGGAAATCTTCCTGAATTACAAAGCCGACTCCAGAGgcccctccatccctcagcTGGTGGAAGTCTCCAGACCAATTATTAAAAGGCGGGAGAGATTATGTTCAGGTTTGCCAGTTTTACGCGGTGTTCTGACTTTAACGAGCCTTGGAGGCTGAGGCATGAACTAAAGGACAAGCACCATAGGCAAGCTGGTACCACACCGACACACATCCCACGGCGGAGACCGCAGGGGCCCGATCCACAGCAGCCGCCCGCAGCAGCCAAGGGCCCGCCGGGCAGCGGTACCGGGAAGCGGCAGCGGGAGCTCCACAGGCCGCGGGCGGAGGAGGAGCGGAGGGCGGGCCGCGGCCGGAGCTGTTGCTACGGCCGAGCGAGGCTGAGTAAAGCCCGCGCTGACTGGAGGAGCTCGGGCCCGCAGCAAATCCGCCGTGCCTTTGTTTCCAGGCGGGTCGCGAAGGCGAAGCGTCCGACGCGGCGAGGAGGCGGCTGTGAGGCGGTGGTTGGAGCCGTCCTGTCCCGTCCCGATGGCGTTCCTGTTCAGGAGAGGCCGCAGGGGCCCCTTCGTGAGTATCGCTGTGCCTGGATGGGGCTCCTTTACCGTGagcggggacagcagggcacGGGGGTCTGTGCGCGGCTGGGGCCAGGGGTGATGCCCATGATCGCTGAGCACTTTAAAGTGAAAATCGGGGAGAAAAATGAAGCCCAAACCAAGACAAAATGGTGTCTGGGGGCTGGTGCGTTCCTTTCCCTCAGTCCCGGCCTGCTTGGCTTTTCAGGAACGCCGAGcttcctt
This region includes:
- the FAAP24 gene encoding Fanconi anemia core complex-associated protein 24, producing MTTKANSPVTAGSIVVPLGHVIGNEKWRGSELAQRLQGKVRLIFEDGLGLVDFHLPNRTCILLISEADLVAGDEFKRRLVKFRNASSLRGIVIVEKTPISDQYYLGVQKLVVLELGMVLLPVANQGEASQLIIQLVREQSRDRGSNPFVGRQRARPAEAAVLQALQRIPGVGRTKALLLLQRFGSIHRLCNADSQQLEQAVGQTGAQQIYTFLHS